The following proteins come from a genomic window of Labeo rohita strain BAU-BD-2019 chromosome 25, IGBB_LRoh.1.0, whole genome shotgun sequence:
- the LOC127157004 gene encoding cingulin-like protein 1, with product MESFGAQDGRSQSDPVRASQDDSGSFGVQVQVQGISGRPYVVLNAQGRRVPRSPEYPDVFLAEHRRQEFVSNMSGGASSTQTPRPDHHRSLRVFKNPSVQLLNYQRNPEILKPYDPRNSRGWCSSPSSPVMVKRARIPVPGAGRDRVQEPAVESVPCQPSHIICRMSVPASETYDTGTASAGSPRTGRVGHRGRIAPEEKRRSRSLESRSDGIRTEVGGFAQSGQGERSEVNEENGSGQATPDLLKGRRELPDQPDEETAKLVMVNYLKDGSCEGEAVIRQRVELMFDKIHMLKFRALEEFAFAAPLEEVNDLKDRRAALERHVSLLQQQLQEAKQDSDGLSEEKEETNAELKRLQEALERSEQEQITLRHKLTDMEKELQTSLDQLLQARRARDQCRSDMRDLQQQLSDIHDELDSAKSCEAGERDRLLQDLSELRGEFEALQRVQEEQEEALHRRDRELTALRGALEEEISAHARDVEALQEEHQQEIHRLLEATQEAKESVALLGQKVLEVAAEKGAGQTLIAELKQTKAELQLKISALEEQISSLDHLIQQKQEQEKLLTERVEQLTMEKRNLEEELQEVRQQEDDMCGANRALMRHLEDTQGELSRLTRAHRELKERFEEERRRTEELQRRRSELEEERRSQDRVLERLHDEMSAAVTGSEQETQRLQEEVDVLRDQSQRDLDTLHTQLHNTHTQLQTHTHAAQEYQRERCVLEEKLSRCEFDLNEAELKSQQLQKRIKELEEKRHTHDDRHSKLMEVRVCELERCVSEERSSSDALMKRLERGREQMEQVRAELLQERAARHELECDKIRLERQNKDLRGRVSQLEGSQRLGQDAVVSELQLHVQELEERLLGEEKEKSDLQQLNRRLERRMKELTLHLEEEKLSLQDQRDQLALRLKTLKRQLDEAEEEIERLENSRKKLQRDVEEQQEISDQLKTEICGLRNHIRRNTRPNKAQSSADEDDVEEDEDETDASLK from the exons ATGGAGTCGTTCGGCGCTCAGGATGGGCGATCTCAGTCTGACCCTGTTCGGGCGTCTCAGGACGATTCGGGATCGTTTGGGGTCCAAGTCCAGGTCCAGGGCATCTCCGGCCGGCCGTACGTGGTCCTGAACGCTCAGGGGAGACGCGTGCCACGTTCTCCCGAGTATCCCGACGTCTTCCTCGCGGAGCATCGGCGGCAGGAGTTTGTGTCCAATATGAGCGGCGGCGCTTCAAGCACTCAAACCCCTCGACCGGATCATCACAGATCTCTTAGAGTCTTCAAGAACCCTTCGGTCCAGCTGCTGAACTACCAGAGGAACCCTGAGATCCTGAAACCCTACGATCCCAGAAACAGCCGCGGCTGGTGCAGCAGCCCTTCCTCGCCCGTGATGGTGAAGAGAGCCAGGATCCCGGTGCCGGGAGCGGGTCGGGACCGAGTCCAGGAGCCGGCGGTAGAGAGCGTTCCCTGCCAGCCGTCTCATATCATCTGCAGGATGTCCGTACCCGCCTCCGAGACGTACGACACCGGGACGGCCAGCGCAGGATCCCCTCGGACCGGCCGAGTCGGTCACCGCGGCAGAATCGCGCCTGAGGAGAAGAGGCGCTCCAGAAGTCTGGAGTCCAGGTCGGACGGGATCAGAACGGAAGTCGGCGGCTTCGCGCAGTCAGGGCAGGGggagaggtcagaggtcaacgAGGAGAACGGCAGCGGACAG GCCACACCTGACCTTCTGAAAGGACGCCGAGAGCTTCCGGATCAGCCCGATGAGGAAACCGCAAAACTGGTGATGGTTAACTACCTGAAAGACGG GTCCTGTGAGGGTGAAGCCGTTATCAGGCAGAGGGTGGAGCTCATGTTTGACAAGATCCACATGTTGAAGTTCAGAGCGCTGGAGGAG TTTGCGTTCGCAGCTCCTCTGGAGGAGGTGAATGATCTTAAAGACAGAAGGGCGGCGCTAGAGAGACACGTCAGTCTCTTACAGCAGCAGCTGCAGGAGGCCAAGCAG GACAGCGACGGTTTGTCAGAGGAGAAAGAGGAGACAAACGCAGAGCTGAAGAGACTGCAGGAGGCGCTAGAGAGGAGCGAACAGGAGCAGATCACACTCCGCCACAAGCTCACGGACATGGAGAAAGAGCTGCAGACATCACTGGACCA actCCTGCAGGCCAGAAGGGCTCGTGATCAGTGTCGTTCTGATATGAGGGATCTGCAGCAGCAGCTGTCTGACATCCACGATGAGTTAGACAGCGCTAAGAGCTGCGAGgctggagagagagacagactgcTGCAG GATCTGTCTGAGTTGCGCGGGGAGTTCGAGGCCCTGCAGCGAGTGcaggaggagcaggaggaggCGCTACACCGGCGGGACAGGGAGCTGACGGCCCTGCGGGGGGCGCTAGAGGAGGAGATCTCCGCTCACGCCAGAGACGTGGAGGCGCTGCAGGAGGAGCACCAGCAGGAGATCCACAGACTCCTGGAAGCCACACAGGAGGCCAAAGAG AGCGTGGCTCTGCTGGGTCAGAAGGTTCTGGAGGTGGCGGCAGAGAAAGGAGCCGGTCAGACGCTGATCGCTGAGCTGAAGCAGACTAAAGCAGAGCTCCAGCTGAAGATCAGCGCTCTGGAGGAGCAGATCTCCTCCCTCGACCACCTCATCCAGCAGAAGCAGGAGCAGGAGAAGCTCCTCACAGAACGTGTGGAGCAGCTGACG ATGGAGAAACGGAATCTGGAGGAGGAGCTGCAGGAGGTCCGACAGCAGGAGGACGACATGTGTGGAGCCAACCGAGCCCTGATGAGACACCTGGAGGACACGCAG GGTGAGCTGAGCAGGTTGACTCGAGCTCATCGCGAGCTGAAGGAGCGGTTCGAGGAGGAGCGCCGTCGGACTGAGGAACTGCAGAGGAGACGCAGTGAGTTAGAGGAGGAGAGGAGGAGCCAGGACCGAGTGTTAGAGCGACTGCACGACGAG atgagTGCGGCGGTGACGGGATCAGAGCAGGAGACGCAGAGGCTGCAGGAGGAGGTGGACGTGCTCAGAGATCAGAGCCAGAGAGATCTGGACACGCTACACACACAgctacacaacacacacacacaactacagacacacacacacgccgcACAGGAATACCAGAGAGAG cgGTGTGTGTTAGAGGAGAAACTCTCTCGCTGTGAGTTTGATCTGAATGAGGCTGAACTGAAATCTCAGCAGCTGCAGAAGAGAATAAAAGAGCTGGAGGAGAAACGACACACACACGACGACAGACACAGCAAACTCATGgag gtGCGAGTGTGTGAGCTGGAGCGGTGTGTATCAGAGGAGCGCAGCAGCTCAGACGCGCTCATGAAGAGACTGGAACGAGGACGAGAgcag atggAGCAGGTGAGAGCTGAACTGCTGCAGGAACGAGCCGCTCGACACGAGCTGGAATGTGACAAAATCCGTCTGGAGCGACAG AATAAGGATCTGCGGGGCCGCGTGTCGCAGCTGGAGGGATCTCAGCGCCTCGGTCAGGACGCCGTCGTCTCCGAACTGCAGCTCCAcgtgcaggagctggaggagaGGCTGCTGGGAGAGGAGAA GGAGAAGAGCGACCTGCAGCAGCTGAACCGCAGGCTGGAGCGCCGCATGAAGGAGCTGACGCTGCATCTGGAGGAGGAGAAGCTCTCGCTGCAGGACCAGAGAGATCAG
- the pclaf gene encoding PCNA-associated factor, whose product MVRTKADSVPGSYRKAVAASAPRKSLGASGSVNAHSSGAQSGTPAKNKYAGGNPVCPRPTPTWQKGIGDFFGGPGRKPEKENLHPASDDEEAGGSGVSKAPRKSRPIIDDDEEED is encoded by the exons ATGGTACGAACTAAAGCTGATAGTGTTCCCGGCTCTTACAGGAAAG cTGTTGCCGCTTCTGCTCCCCGGAAATCACTCGGCGCGTCCGGATCCGTGAACGCGCACAGCAGCGGCGCGCAATCGGGCACGCCTG CCAAGAATAAATACGCCGGCGGGAATCCCGTGTGTCCGCGGCCCACACCCACGTGGCAGAAGGGCATCGGTGATTTCTTCGGCGGCCCCGGCAGGAAACCGGAGAAGGAGAATCTTCATCCCGCGTCTGACGACGAGGAGGCGGGCGGCAGCGGCGTCTCTAAAGCGCCCAGGAA GTCCAGACCGATCATCGATGACGACGAGGAGGAGGATTAA